One part of the Vicia villosa cultivar HV-30 ecotype Madison, WI linkage group LG6, Vvil1.0, whole genome shotgun sequence genome encodes these proteins:
- the LOC131613599 gene encoding uncharacterized protein LOC131613599, with amino-acid sequence MAGRNDAAITVALEAMAQALEHQPNVGENVVSRNLATFQRENPPVFKGTHVPNDALTRLKETERIFCVMDYTPDHKVREFLGKYFPEDVRGKKEIEFLELRQGNKLVVEYAANCRIYEEDNNAHYGVINEKWGKSQQGRGKPYDAPVGKGKQKAYEGKRTTGGDAPAGGVLMQNDKVISYASRQLGVHEKNYSTHDLELAVVVFALKI; translated from the exons atggctgggaggaatgatgctgcAATTACTGttgctttggaagcaatggctcaagctttggaACATCAGCCGAATGTTGGTGAGAATGTTGTTTCTCGCAATTTGGCTACGTTTCAAAGGGAGAATCCACCTGTTTTCAAGGGCACTCATGTTCCTAATGACGCATTGACACGGCTAAAGGAGACTGAGAGAATCTTCTGTGTGATGGATTACACTCCAGATCAtaaggttcg GGAGTTCTTGgggaagtactttcctgaggacgttcgtggcaagaaggaaatcgAATTCCTTGAGTTGAGGCAAGGGAATAAATtggttgtggagtatgctgctaa ttgtcggatctatgaagaAGACAACAACGCTCATTATGGGGTTATTAATGAGAAGTGGGGCAAGAGTCAACAAGGCCGTGGCAAGCCTTATGATGCTCCAGTTGGCAAGGGTAAGCAGAAAGCCTATGAGGGTAAGAGAACTactgggggagatgctcctgctg gaggtgtgcttaTGCAAAATGATAAAGTTATTTCTTATGCGTCGAGACAGTTGGGAGTTCATGAGAAAAACTATTCTACGCATGATTTAGAACTTGCTGTTGTTGTGTTTGCATTGAAGATTTAG